The following nucleotide sequence is from Longimicrobium sp..
AGGGGCAGCCCCGCGTGGCTGCCCGTGCCCGCCCCCGCACCACCCTGCGCGGCCGACGCGGATGCACGCGAACTGCCCCTCCCCCGGCATTCGGGGGAGGGGCAGCGAAGCAACGAGCGGGGAGGAGGCCCTTAGAACGGAAGCCCGAGCTTCACGTACGCCTTCCAGCCGTCCTCACCGCGGGCGGCGATGATGGTGCCCGTGTAGGCGCGGTCCAGCATCGAGAAGTACAGGCCGCCGCCGTAGGTGGGGTGCCAGCCGCCGTCGGAACGGCCGTCGAAGTACACGCGGCCCGCGTCGGCAAGGACGATGGCGCCCAGGTTGCCGCGCGTCACCGCCAGGTTGGCCGTGCCCAGCGAGGCCCGCAGCTCCGCGTTGCCCCACACCGCGGCGTCACCGGCGAAGCGGTTGCGGGAGAAGCCGCGCAGCGACTCGCCGCCGCCCAGGAAGGCCGCTTCCTGCACCGGGAACTCGCCCCACACCCGCTCGCCGCCGGCACGCATCGCCAGCACGGTGCCGCGCGCCACCGGCAGGTACCCGGCGCCCTCGCCGCGCGCCCGGCCAAAGCCGCCCACGTCGCCGCTCATCCCGCGGTGCCCCTCGGCCGTCACCCGCGCCCAGCCGCCGCGCGTGGGGAAGGCCGCCGCGTCGCGCCCGTCCCACTCCATGGTGGAGCGCAGGCCGGCGGTGGTGTAGGCGTCCGTGCCCAGCGGCGCCACGATGAAGAACGGGGTGTCCTCGTCCGCGCTGGCGCTGCGGTAGCGCACCACCGGGCCCACGCCCAGCCGCAGCCCCGAGCCCAGCTCCTTCCCGACCTCCGACTCCAGCGTGACCACCGTCTGGTCCACCAGGTAGCGGTCGCGCGGGCCGTCGTTGGCGGTCTCGTTGCCGTAGCCGTGGAAGCGGAAGGGGTCGATCTGCGAGGCGCGGGCGTGCACCAGGAGCGAGGTGCCGTCGATGCCGCGGCCGATGTGCTGCACGTCGAGCGCGAAGCCGGTCTGCATCGGCGCGAACTCGGCGCGGATCCGCTGGCGCTGCGCGAAGCCCTCGCGGCGGAAGCCGCGGGTCGTCCAGGTCATGGAGCCGCCCACGATGGGGCCGGCGTCCGCCGTGTAGCCCAGGTGCGGGCCGAAGGCGCGGGTGGTGCCGCGGTCCTGCTCCGCCTCAGGGTTGTCGAAGGTGCGGGCGCGGACCGGCTTCGTGTACGACCGCGTGTCCACTCGGGCGCCGGTCCCCGCCTCGATGGCGTTGTTGCCCTCGCTGTCGTGGAACACGGTCCGGCGCCCCGCCTCGGCCGGCGACTCGTCGCGCAGGGTGTCGTCGCCGGCGCCGCCGATGATGCGCACCAGCGGAGTGATGGGGGCCGCGCCGGTCACGATGGCCGCGTCGTCGCCGCCGGCCAGGTGGATGCGGATCTCGCGCGTCTCGCCGTGGGCGAAGCGGCGGCTGAAGGTGGGCTCGCCGCCGGCGCGCGGGGCGATCTTCACCAGCACGGCGCCGTCGGCCATGCGCTCCACCGTCACGCGCTCCGAGGCGTCGGTGGCGTGCACGTCCACCACGTCGGCGAGCTGGCGGTAGAAGGCGTCGGCCACGGCCGGCAGCTGGTCGC
It contains:
- a CDS encoding BamA/TamA family outer membrane protein — encoded protein: MSPTSFARSARLGLLAAIAPAGLAAQSIAMTENGGTSSPAPRATLTTEAVPGAAYRAGRVQRMVLGTGYRSLWATPASVEVLDVASYAGGLTPTRTGGDFSTRSLRFRGADGLEYVFRPVDKDVTQGLHPHLKNTMVDRVVQDQVSVALPGAVLVASALQTAAGVQHAPPRLVVLPDDAALGAFRAEFAGRLGTIEERPGDNFGGAAAVEATEEMLAALASGPAHRVDAEAYLNARLLDLVMGDWDRHDGQWRWARFDRGGTQVWTPIARDRDNAFSRHGGLVATFGRGMMPKLVTFDSTMAGLRGLTDNAQHLDRQLLSGLSKETWDATVRSLQARLTNDAIDEAVRRLPGEHYSQAGATLAHTLRARRDQLPAVADAFYRQLADVVDVHATDASERVTVERMADGAVLVKIAPRAGGEPTFSRRFAHGETREIRIHLAGGDDAAIVTGAAPITPLVRIIGGAGDDTLRDESPAEAGRRTVFHDSEGNNAIEAGTGARVDTRSYTKPVRARTFDNPEAEQDRGTTRAFGPHLGYTADAGPIVGGSMTWTTRGFRREGFAQRQRIRAEFAPMQTGFALDVQHIGRGIDGTSLLVHARASQIDPFRFHGYGNETANDGPRDRYLVDQTVVTLESEVGKELGSGLRLGVGPVVRYRSASADEDTPFFIVAPLGTDAYTTAGLRSTMEWDGRDAAAFPTRGGWARVTAEGHRGMSGDVGGFGRARGEGAGYLPVARGTVLAMRAGGERVWGEFPVQEAAFLGGGESLRGFSRNRFAGDAAVWGNAELRASLGTANLAVTRGNLGAIVLADAGRVYFDGRSDGGWHPTYGGGLYFSMLDRAYTGTIIAARGEDGWKAYVKLGLPF